From one Bacteroides intestinalis DSM 17393 genomic stretch:
- a CDS encoding DUF1896 family protein: MNDKNKSAEFSYYGLYLLKYLRENHPDRASDTDFIEERADHAADVYEQSRLEGATPEGAQELVMAALLQDLHFSKYNIVIEVLWNEFADEVPPGDAPAFALTLLPAMEEVFARYPLADGFTYTAGYDGLYTELTGTVAIYLEEHGI, from the coding sequence ATGAATGATAAGAATAAATCCGCAGAGTTTTCCTATTACGGACTGTACCTGCTAAAATACCTGAGAGAGAACCATCCCGACCGTGCTTCCGACACGGATTTCATAGAAGAACGTGCCGACCATGCAGCCGATGTGTACGAACAGTCCCGTCTGGAAGGGGCTACACCGGAAGGTGCGCAGGAGCTGGTAATGGCGGCATTGCTTCAGGACTTGCATTTTTCCAAGTACAACATCGTTATCGAAGTGTTGTGGAACGAGTTTGCCGATGAAGTGCCGCCGGGCGATGCCCCTGCATTCGCCTTGACACTGCTTCCCGCAATGGAAGAGGTGTTCGCCCGATACCCGCTTGCGGACGGTTTCACCTACACTGCCGGATATGACGGACTTTATACAGAACTGACGGGAACCGTCGCAATCTACCTCGAAGAGCATGGCATTTAA